The DNA region AGGTAGCAATTGTTGGGCTTTTCCAATGAATATCCATCCCTAGCGGAATAGCCACCTGGTTTCTACCCCTGAACCTATCAGATACGTGATATCCGGCGGGATAGCCACCTATTTTATAGCCCTGAACCTATCAGATCCTTAGAATCCAGCGGGATAGCCACCTGCTTTCCTGTCGTCGGAATATGCATAGAAGCCGTCTTCTTCACGAAGCACTGCTGTAATTACGGATGAGGTGGTGAGTAGTTCTAATTCGTGACCATACGTTTTTTCTAGAATGTCAAGGATTTCCTGAAATAGAAGGAGAAGGAGAGAGACTCTCTAAAAAGCGTGTATGTTttaacatatataatattattctaaaTGGATAATGAATAATAAGTACGGAAAGCGTCACCATTTTAGGTCGGCACCTGTAACCCGGCCAATGTTCAGGGTTGTTAATATTTTACATTACAGAAAATCCAATCTGAATTTTGCAGAAACAAACCGGCTTTAATTTATATACATGATATTAACTTACGTTATCAAAGTTTTGCTCGTGTCGAACTTTATTGGGCGTCAACTGGTGATGAAGTCGTGGCCTCTGTATAGCAGTCTTTATGTCATCTCCGAACCAAAGAGTGTTCAACGTCGCCTGCagtcaaaaaaaaagaactggTGAAGATATATGTCGTAACATGACTGGGATATCGGTGATGACACAGACAGGGAAAAATCCTGTCTTTGTCTTTGGTGAGAATCAAAAGCTTTTGGTGGAGAAAGGGGGACAGtggtaacataattgtaaaacAATCAATACGGTCTCGCCTGGGCCATATAGAAGTCTCCGTCCGACGACAATAACAATGGATCGGGTTGAGAAAATTCAAAGCTTCAGTGGGTAACAAAGTCAGGTGCAAATGTGTTAAGGCTCAGGCCTGTACTAGTGATGTGAGATTAGCCGGGCTAAGTTTTCACGTGGCCAATTTGGGGAAGCTGACAGAGAGATATGGTGAAGCAGACagtgaataattttttttgtcgTTGGTCTGTGTAATAACCCAACCCGACGTATTTGactataattacattttttctgaaatttagaAACTTAACTTTTCAATTTCATCATCACTGAGATTTCACCACAAACCGAAAAAAATAGTTGCTGTAATCTCACCGTACATACTGAATAGTTCAAGAACGCGAACAGAACAAAAAATTAGGAATGGACTtgcaaataaatgaatttatatGGTGTAATAGTGATAAGTTAAGCAATCTCTCATCGTCCACGACCAAAAAAGTTCCGTTCGGGCAGTTTCATACATTGACTGTCCCCTATCCTCAACTTGTACCAGTTTGTAATCGACCTTATGTGATTTCGAGTGACAAAGGCTTAAGCAAACTTACAAGCGCACATGCTGTTATGATCTTCGAACCACCAGCAGCACCAagaacaaattttgcgtcaccATTTTGGTCGATAATAATGGTTGGTGTCATCGATGATAGAGGGCGTTTGCCCGGTTCGATGAAATTAGCTTCCGAGGGTGGTAAACCAAAAGTATTGACGATATTAGGTGAAGAAAAGTCGTCCATCTCATCGTTGAATAAAATACCAGTTCTTGACCCGAGAACTTTAGAACCAAACCTGgaagaaacaaataaaagacGAAATTTTCACAactgaaatcatgaaatatgatgttcaagtacatgtacttctaagTGCAGACGAGGGTAGGCCCATCTACTGATatgttttgattgatttttttaatgaatagtCAAGACTGAGAGATTAGCTTCATCTCAGAATgcaaaattgcaaaacatttgcttcagtactttttgagatatcagtggaacaacatttctgcacagacagacagagacagacagacagacagacagacagacagacagacagacagacagacagacagacagacagacagacagacagacagacagacagacagacagacagacagacagacagacagacagacaaacagacagacatcgccacGACATTATCTCCCATACGGGaactacaaaaatacacatatttcattcaGGTAATGTACATTGATTACTAAAATAAAGTGCATGTAACTGCCGCTCAACCATTTAGATTCAGATAACTTGCCTCAGATTTATGGTTGAAGTCACTGACACCGCGTTTCCGTACTGGTCAACCACCGATAGATGTGCCGTGCCTGCATCCTCTGGGATGTAGTAGAAGTCGGCACCATAATAGCTTATATCATGGGTATTCTGTTCATCAATTCGTCCACGAAGCTGATCAGCGTAGTCATCAGAAACCAAATCATTTATAAGCTGCGAggtaaaaacatgaaaatattactcGATATCGCTATTGAATCATGgaaaatttaaaagtaaaactTAAACCGCTCACGGCGCTATATTTTCAACGGCAGGCAACTCCTCGTGCACGAGAGAGACACCACCTGTGTACTACGTTAATCTGACATTGTAGCTACATACACCATAAATACCACCAAACCACATTCGTAAGGTACTAATGGAACAAAACTTCGATGTGCACTCCTACCAGTAGTTGCATTCGATTACGTGAATAAGCAAGCAATGGGCAACATCACTCCCGTATTAGCCCCACGCTCCAAGGCTAAAACGAGTACAAAATTGCACATATAACTTGAAATGCAAATGGTAATGTCTATTTTTcacatctatttacatgtagttagagcaaaaaacagaaagaaatgCTAGATCATTACTGAACCATTCAATATATCATCTCTCATACCGCTGTCAAATCAACATAATCTTCATCAGCTAATTGAGTACGCAATGCGTAGGCATATTTGAATGCTTCGATAATTCTATGATAAGTCAGTCCTCTTTCTTCTTTTGTTGAAGTATTTGTAGCATTAAAGTTATACCCTGTGAATGCAAATGACAAAATTGAGGGATtagtattacattatattgGTTGATCCTAGATTACTGGCATTATTATAGTAACCAAGACAACCAATGTCTGGCTGACAACCCGTTGTTAACAACATGTAGTATTCTACAACATTAGCAACACCTTGATATTGTACTATACGAGACTCGAGTTATTCAATAAGTAATATCACTAGTTTGGCCACTAGTATAGTGAGTCGGTGAGTTGATGGGTGGATGGAGGGACAGAGGGATGCCAAGGATGGGTGGAAGCTGGATGCTAAGAAATGTTGACTGGTACGTGGCGAGATTGCTGACGTACCTATTTATCTGAATACTAACCTTCGAGAATATTGAGTATAAGAGATAAGACGCCACCACTAGATGGTGGTGGCATAGAATACATGGTATATTCCTTGATGGTTGTCTTTAATGGGTCCTTCAACTTGGCACGGTAATTTCGTAGATCATCTACGGTTATTATACCACctaaaaaaatcaagaaaaaatgtCCAAAAAGATTACCAAGaataaaatcgcaaacaaaactacagattgtaaaatgtgaccctcccccaaatattgtaatgcaaaatatgaccctcccctaagAACGGGTTTtactttgtaaaatgtgacccacccccgattcctccgccccctgtaaatactgaaggctccctaactaCAGGGTTTATTAGAACATATCGTAATACCGTAATACAACTTTAACGGGATATCGTAATACAACTTTAACCTTTTGTCAGGGTTACTGAAAACTTGATGTCTCAATCTTGTGAGTGGTTGTTTTGGCGCCAAAACTACcttctttctttcattcattcattcattcattcattcattcattcattcattcattcattcattcattcattcattcattcactctctctcactcactcactcactcactcactcattcattcattcattcgttcgttcgttcgttcgttcgttcttTCATTCTAGATCTgtcttttcttttctgttttttgATTGACCGACTCAACAATTGCATAATTTGAATGCGAAATTCCAGTGAATGCAGTCTACATAGTGAGTTCAGATATGATCAATTTGTCAAACTAATTTAGAGTCGGATACCGCCTTACCTCTGTCTTGTATGTCGGCAACTATGTCGTATGCTAATCGACCGAGATAGAACGTATCGCTACTCCCAGCAGCAATTCTTCGGAGAGTTTCGGCGTACTTCGGGCGAGTCATAATATCACCTTCACGCAAGATATCACCATTCTTAGTGAACACTTCCCTGtgtttacaaaatgaaatgactAAATGGCACAGATATACATGATTGCAATTTCGACATGAGGTTTTTGTACCATACACTTGGATGATCCGATCATGAGTAGCTTACTGATTGTAAGAATTATCATACTAATGACACTAAAATGCGCGATGCAAAACCTAAACAGCGTCTGAAGCACATTCACGGTTATTGAGTTTaattttttcaaagtttatttatttattttttgctgATGCACATTTCCACACGGCGTTGTGCAAAAATTACCACCCAACACGTACAGATTTATACAGATATTAAATGTACACGACGATGGGTTAACTGTGGTCAAATCAATGATGGTTTCATTTGTTTGGCAGTGGCAACACTCTAGCTTCATAAACTTACATAATTTCAAGCGAGCTATTCTAACCACCCATCATGGATTTAGTCTTGTTTTCCGTTTCAATACTTTCATGACTTACACGTTCACGTCATTGTCAATAGTCACAGTTCATAAAGAGTCGGTGATGCGTGTGGAAACGGAAAGTGGGTAGGCGCGAAGACATTCGGAAACTGGGAACAagcacaaaatatacaaatactacCACGGAAAGCAAGCTATCAGCAAAcataagatagacacaaactaaatatattgctGTATCAATGTAAGTTGATGTATAGACTCTCAGTTAGACGGCATCTCTAATAACAAGTTTTTCCCTAAAATGGCATGCAGTGCAATCAACCTCATTTAGTGTTTACGATATCATGATCACACGACGAATATGCCTACATAACAAGACACCGCCGTCACACACTCCTGTTATCTACCATATACAACAAGAAGGGTTTtggtttgtgtctatcttggtTTGCCCATAGCTTGATTTCCACAGTAATAAATAACCTCCTCAAGGATAACACGCTTTGGGTATAAAGTTGATTCATAAGTTTACTCACCTCAGGTTAGGATCGCTTGTGATATCGTCTGCTTTGTCCTCTATCGCGTCAGCTAACGCAGGACCAACTGCTATACCATCTTCTGCCATAGTAATTGCTGGCTGAAATAGATCCTTCCATGGTAAGTTACCAAAGTGTAGATGGGCCATCCAAAACCCATCAATCTCTCCGGGCACACCAATTGATAGACCACCTAGAGGAGATTTAAACGGTATCTATGAAATTACTATAGGGTACTACTTGTTCATACGTAATCCAATCGGGGTTATAGCGAGATATACATGAAAAGGGGACTAGTTCACAAATAGGAGGAGACTTTTCTGGGGTTGGAAAGTCTTACTTCACTTGTTTCCATAATCCCAGGATATATGCTTTTTcacatcaattaaccctaaacAACATTTCAATTTGTACCCATGGCAAATGCAGTTGAAACAGAACGCCTTCGCCGGCTGAAggatacacatgtatgtaatattaatatttctaatAAATGTTGATTATTTTGCAAGTTTAAATTGATGTGTTTAATACATGTCAATGAGAGAATCAGCGCAATGTACTCCTTAAGACAGCACATTTGTTCCAGGGGGAGTCTAAAAACTGATTTATGGAATGCAAACAATCGCAATCCTGTTGAGTTCATGGTAAGTAAAACAACGACCTCAACTTGCagaatcaataaatgtatatgaaCACACAGTCTTCTGATCTGGCAACGCTTCGTGTTTTAGCTGTACATTGGAGATTATTTCTGTCTGCCTAAGTAAAGGTTTGGACCTCGTGTTTATTACAGCTGATTTTCgtcatttttgtgtgtgtttaggTAAGGATGGAGGTAATGTATGATCTGACTCTCCACAAGTGATGAAAGGCGCGACATCTTTGTATATTGCTGTGAACATATTTAAGGGATCTGACATTTGGGTCAGCATACAGCATAAAATGTACCTTTTACTGAAGCATCTGGAATTTTACTATCTGTAAACATTGTCTGGTTAGCATTTCCTGGTGCTTCTTCTCTTGCATCTATGGCAACAACTTTTCCCTTCTCTTTGTTGTACACAATCATAAAATGGCCACCACCCGGTCCTAGACTGTGTGGGTTGACTACACTGTCACATAATAGTGCTGCTATTGCTGCGTCGACAGCGTTTCCACCATTTTCAAGCATATCACTGCAAATGGGGCAAAAtgatacaatataaatatataaatgaacaCAAATTTCACACAAAGATGCATCTACATATTGCACAGGTAGTACAAGGTACGATTTTGTGTCTTGTTGATTTATATTCCTTTTTGTGAACAACtgaaacaaattttattttgcaatgtcGAAACTTCTAgattcaagtgtctacttcCTTTATGATTTGAACTTCCGATTCGAATCAAGATGGAGTCATTACTCGCCAAGAATGAATGGAACGTTTGGAAGGAGTTGTCCTGTTTCTTGACAAATGAGCATTTCTAACGCACAAGTTGCGAGGTTGcaaaacaataaaacattacaataatataGTCTATATGATTTGCAAAATTGTGAACAAAAATTATACCTACCTTCCGACTTTAGAACAATTGCCATTGTCTGCTGCCACTGCGGCattttgataatggaaacctcTCGTTGAGTTCTCGGTAATTTCCCCATCTTTACTACAGAATCCTATTACGCATTGGCCGTGTTTTACACCAAATATTACAGCTAGTGTTATGGCAGTAGATGATACAATTATCAGGCAGCAAATGAGTGATACACGCCCCTTGGACATGGATTTCCTGtaataaatcaaaatcaatcaatcaatcaaccaatcaatcactcaatcaatcaatcaatcaatcaatcaatcaatcaatcaatcaatcaatcaatcaagtgtGACACATTGGGTTTTCTTGTAGTAAATTTAGAATAtcagtaaatgaaatattgtacatgtattttgagaGGGTCTGTGTGACATGCTATATTCTTATGGGCTTTTTGACTACCAGTCAGATTCATAGCTTTGCATCATATTCATCGTCCTCTACTTAGCTCAGTGTGTCGGCATAGACGAGTACAATACAAGTACACTCTACTGTTGGAGAATtactatattttaatgataaTCGTATTAATCATAATCTCTTTGTGCGTTTTTACGTCAACGCAAAACAAGATACTGCTCCCAAAACGGCGATATTGACCATCAAGGTGTTGCACCCCCGCGCTTCGCAATGGAACGAGACCACGGCTCTTACTATAATCATGCAAGATCTGATTTATTTTGGTCAGTGGTCTATGCGAACcacctgttgttgttgttgttgttgttgttgttgttgttgttgttgtcgtcgtcatcgtcgtcgtcgtcgatgttgttgttgttgttgttgttgttgttgttgttgttagatGTATTGGTGCTATGTTAGTTACTATATATGTCTTAATCTTCAATCAATGTTTTCTGAACGTCTACATATTTTctatataaatttcaaaaaaattcagTCAGACTTTCCTGCAACTAGTATAGGTTTTCTATTACCATATACACAATTTGAGTCAACAGTTCTCTCTCCTTCTCCAATTAAACTACGTGTTAATTCCGTTATATCATGATCCTCATGGACTCCAAATTGAAGTTGATGGTTCACTGAAAATGAATACTCAGGGATCACTGACTCGAGACcattattaaattaaaaacCTGATATGTAACTGTTTGTAGAGATATACCTGTATGCCTGTACTCTGCTCTCAGTACAACAGCTAAAATAGTAAAATTCCCAGGAGTTCATGCCATCATCAGACCTATATAGTGATAATCATGTTtaaccacagtccctctatagaTAGAGGAGAGAGTCTGTGGTTCATGTATGCTCTTTATATTAGCTTGAAATTACGACGTCGCGTTCTTTGATATGCTTTAACCCTCAACCCcacctcacccccacccccaccccgcgAATATCATTGCAGTTTTCGTGATTGACAACTGAAACTCACAACATCTATAGACCCACTAAACAATGTTAATCAAAATATGCTCCAACAGATcggttttttaaaaaagtttttaaTATTATTCTCTTTCCCTTTGTACTCATCAACGTAAAGTTAtcaatgaattacatgtaatatctgcAAAACAGTTTGTAAACGTTTGTCTCAGTAACCGTTGGTCATTAGTCACACGTAAACAATGATGCATAAAAGacgtgattgattgattgtaggGCATATTAATCTAAAGAGTTTTATAGGCCATAATCAGCGACAGGGTACCTGGGACGGGTAGAAATCTATAATATTGTATAAACAATATACCGATACATGGATACTTTGCCGTCCGTCACCAGCAAATGATGTCACCTGGTTACCCACAGCAGGAAGTGTATCATGTTTTCAGTCGGTGATTTGCTTATTACCTGGCATGACactaaatttacatgtatttaggtTGTATTGAGGGTGGGATGTGATCCCAAATTACGTTTTGTAACTTAATGTAAGGAGACAGCACGTGTGAAACAACCcttccatccatgcatgcatgcatgaatgcatgtaggcagacagacagacagacagacagacagacagacagacagacagacatacatacatacacacatatacatacatacagacagacatacatacatacatacatacatacatacatacatacatacatacatacatacatacatacatacacacacacacacacacacacacacacacacacaaacaaacaaacaaacaaacaaacacaaacaaacaccgTAGCTATCGGCTTGTACACTACTGAATGGAAATTAGCATGACACATAACAACGGTTACTCAAAAACACCTCTCTTGGCGAGGGGTGACCTGGACGGGTATTGACCGTCGAACATTGCTCTCTGGTTATACTACATGTTTTGTATAGATACTGGTCAATCATTTATCTAGTATCAATACGTATATAGAGAATATTAATTTTAACTATTCTCCAAGTATGGCGTCACCAACTTCACCATCGCCCTTTCCCAATGGCAGAGATTTCAAAGTACACGTATTAAACTGTAATATGGGTATAAATTTAAGGTTATAGATTTATTATAGTAGTTTTGACCCCAGTCACGATATGACTGTTATTGAATGTCTCTTGACACATTGTTCCCGCGTATGACGTTGATCAAATACTTGCGTAGGAGTTATTTCCCATTTCTCGTGTACGGCGTCCTGTAATGAGTCACAGTAACAAGTGGTCATATTCTTGGCTGAAACCCGAATACGATAAAACCTCGAAGGTCAAACCAGTACCTCGATGAATGCACAACGTAAAGTAAAGCTTGGAGTATAATTACTCCAGGAGTAAAGGTACATACCGTTTGCTTTTAACACGTTTTGGACGGTACTCAATCTCCCTCATCTCCATGGTGTTCATTTAAATCACAACCTCAGGCCTGTAGAGACGTCCGATGGGCTAGCGGAGGAAGGCAGTGAACTTCGGACTTCTTAAGTCAGGTGACACAATTATTCGGTCGATGCTGGTGCACACCCTCACAGCTAAGTTTTAGGAGGTCAGTCGAGTCGGTGATGACTTGCGCGATATTAGTTTACTACGTACTTTAGATGTTACAAGGGCTTTACTGACAATAGAGGTgaattcatatgcaaatattaacCAAACTGTGTGTTAATCATGTTAGGGAATGGTTTACGTTGTGTTGTAACGCGTTGCTATTTATTTACACTTATTGTCCACCGTCTAACATGGTTTACACGGTAAATTACACACTTGTTATGATTACCTGTTTTGTCGCAGATCATCAGTGAAATAgtcatcttttgttttttattgtattgtgtgtACTTTTGATTCACTTTTCTTCTGTGTCCCATTAtcgatttgaaatgtagaaaaatgtacGGGCtatggacaagactagttccactgaactatttccatggtccacatcagataacaattgcctatttcttttgtattcattttgtatatttttatcatatgtttctttgaaagtgtagcttattttcgttatctggtgaaataaatttcattcatttattcattcatttgcatatcttttTTATATTGGGCCATACTCGCATGGGTGAGAGCATAGGGTACATGGTGCGACTGAGAAATCCTGTTCTAAAAATGCTAACAGCAGGCTAAAGATATACTACTATTTTATACTGTTTCAccaatttttaattttcaaatattcgACCACAAGAAACAAAGATTTATAAGACTGTTCGTCCTCCAGTCTTTTCAGTGTATCTTTACTATAACGTTAACAGTGTTTGTTGATCAAAGATCTAACAATATCGTAACTTTTGTGAACATTTGGTGACAAAATGTAAAcgttacatttcatcatttcatatatatgtatatatatatcaaatatatatattttcataaatatatgtatatatatatacataattaaacTCTGTGTCAAGTTCTCCCCATGAGACgcatatagacagacaggcagacagacagacagacagacagacagacagacagacagacagacagacagacagacagacagacagacagacagacagacagacagacagacagactgagataGACACATATACCCATcgcactagctgtaacttggTTATTATTAGTTCGAGACGTACGTTGCACCACAAACGAGTAAGTTTCTTACATGTCTGTGGTTGCacataaaacaatttcaaagCTGCTTTGCTAAATTcaaaatcattattatttcatttcactggGCAGGTTCTTTAAATTTAACATAATGGAGAAGTGAAATGTCTTCTCTACTGCCTATAATTTAAAATAGATCACATTAATATAATTGTTAACTGTGgttgattcaaagttacaaaatgtttctataaataaatatacatgtacaacattattGTTTCGTATGTGTACACTTTAAATTTCTGGACCCTAGATATAGTGTTTCTACTCTATTTGAATAATTGTTTACACTTTCGATCAATTGGTGACAGCTTCATTATACAACGATATAACCTTTATGTACATAAAACACGATGAAGTGTATTTGTACCACCGACTGTATTTACCGTCAATTGCATTCTTAACTATAATTAGAACACCGACACATGTGTAGCACACACTTCCACTAAGTCCACTATAGTCCATGGAGGTTTAACCGTGAGTGGTGCGTCCATGACTAGTTCAACTCTTATTGGTTCACTCTACATTTACGAAAAACGTGACATCACAATTCCTAGTCTCACTCGCTACAGTCGCTAGATGTTGTAATACACTAAGAGAACATATTCAACtatcaaaatgttgacaatatacattaattcataaattacatcatttgtagtagtttagaaatatttgtatatccAAGCTCATTATAACCATGACAGCAACTACATGTATCACATGTTTAATTGAACTTTAGATAGATATATATGCAAGGAGTGCAATTAATGTTACCAGCGGTAAATTACTTTGTTAATTACATATCTGCATCCcataaacaatgaaataaacgTGGTTATTGCTAATTGACGCCATTGAactgtgtgtgtacgtgtgtaggGGATACTTCAGTCACCAATAAGACTTAGATTTAGATCACAAGGATGTTtattagcaatttatatataaaatcacGTGTCAATGTTAAACAAAATATCCTGACAGTTAGTACAAAGGTGCCAAATATTATTGTTGGTAGACATTAATGTGTTGATATAGTACCATGTCAGTGATATTTAAAGAACAAtgatatatcaaaattaattacatgtagtgTGTCATGGAGtgcaaacaaatatgaatatgaggGCCACAAGAATACACGTCAGATAATTACAATTAAATAGCTTGATATAATTATCAATACTATCAACGAATTAACCAGCTAGTTTTATACTCAAGTTTTTCACCtcttcggggggggggggggggggttaatatTTTGTTGCATATTAGAATGCCCTAAGGCTTGTCGTGTTCTCCAATTACGCATACTTCATTACCAGTCACATTCAATAGCCAGAACTCATCAACATGGCATTGCGGCCTTATGTATGCTGTGTGGCATTGAAAATATTagccatcgtcgtaaaccacagcctctttttacggcactgtccaaaacGCACCTCCACACATTTCGTTGCTTTAGCAGAACTATGTGTTCTGTTTTGCGAGAATGAGTATTAGCTAGATAAATACTTTGATACTATATTTAGTTTACAATCTCAGTTTGATAAGCGTACTTTATTTTAAGTCCACTTAGTCATCATTTGTAGATGACCCTTTATTGCAATGATAAACTATACTGTGGCATTTTCATCCATAAGCATTGTAAGAAATACCTTTAATTCAATTGAACAACTATgctatatttgttatttttttgccCAATGTCACTTCTAGTGTACatgactaaataaataaataaatgaatatgtaaataagcaaataaataaataaataaataaataaataaataaataaataaataaataaataaataaataaaatataaagaatTCGATGAATATAATGTTGAGGAATTATCAAATATGTCATCAACTGCACTACCACGTCAAAAGACGTCGAATTTATTGACattgacaaaatacaatataatagaaCAATTAATGTCAGATCATTTGTAAACGACCCTTTCGTGTGTCTAATAAATTTTGGCCCCCGTTGAGGACGCCCTCATGTGTACAATTAAAGAGAATTTTAGTGCCCCAAGACATTTCGAAAAAGCTACGTATTTCAATAGTATTGAAAGGGGTAACCATTAAAGTTGAAGACgatgttactttttttttatgcaatctgtatatatagatgtagagaaaacgagaaaacgttagacTGATTGTACTAGCGTATGCTGTAAGACGACGAGTTGAGATCCTCGAATACTGCCTTTTATCATGTTTTGCCACTCAAAGACAGAAAATTAAAGACTGAAACTGACCTAACGTTTCTATGGAGACTCTGTTACCAAGGGAATGCAACGAATACACAGAGAAAGA from Glandiceps talaboti chromosome 18, keGlaTala1.1, whole genome shotgun sequence includes:
- the LOC144449584 gene encoding glutathione hydrolase 1 proenzyme-like, with amino-acid sequence MSKGRVSLICCLIIVSSTAITLAVIFGVKHGQCVIGFCSKDGEITENSTRGFHYQNAAVAADNGNCSKVGSDMLENGGNAVDAAIAALLCDSVVNPHSLGPGGGHFMIVYNKEKGKVVAIDAREEAPGNANQTMFTDSKIPDASVKGGLSIGVPGEIDGFWMAHLHFGNLPWKDLFQPAITMAEDGIAVGPALADAIEDKADDITSDPNLREVFTKNGDILREGDIMTRPKYAETLRRIAAGSSDTFYLGRLAYDIVADIQDRGGIITVDDLRNYRAKLKDPLKTTIKEYTMYSMPPPSSGGVLSLILNILEGYNFNATNTSTKEERGLTYHRIIEAFKYAYALRTQLADEDYVDLTALINDLVSDDYADQLRGRIDEQNTHDISYYGADFYYIPEDAGTAHLSVVDQYGNAVSVTSTINLRFGSKVLGSRTGILFNDEMDDFSSPNIVNTFGLPPSEANFIEPGKRPLSSMTPTIIIDQNGDAKFVLGAAGGSKIITACALATLNTLWFGDDIKTAIQRPRLHHQLTPNKVRHEQNFDNEILDILEKTYGHELELLTTSSVITAVLREEDGFYAYSDDRKAGGYPAGF